From the genome of Verrucomicrobiota bacterium:
GAGGCGGCTCCGGACGCGCGGAGGCGAAGCAAGTCGGCGGTGGTCAATCCGAGCAAGCCGCAGAAGCCGGCCTTGAGCGCGCTGCGGCGAGAGACGCCATTGCAGGTCTGCGACCAAAGGCCGTTCTGGAGATGGAGCATACGAGTGATAGTAAACGCGTGCCGTTACGATCGGGCAAGTCGTTTTTGCCGGATCGCGCGACATTCTGCGCGAATTGCAGGGTGAATCGTGCCTGACCGGTGAGTTGGACCCGGCGACGAGGATGCGCGGTCAGGCGAGGATGCCCTTCACCAGTTCGCCGTGGACGTCCGTGAGGCGGAAGTTGCGGCCTTGGAATTTGTAGGTCAGCCGCTCGTGGTCAATGCCGAGCAGGTGCAGGAGCGTGGCCTGGAAGTCGTGAACGTGGACGGGGTCTTTCGCGACGTTCATCGCGAGGTCGTCGGATTCGCCGTGGGTGATGCCGGGCTTGATGCCGCCGCCCGCGGCCCAAAGGGTGAAGGCATACGGATGATGGTCGCGGCCCCAGCGTTTGCGGTCCTTGATGTCGCCCTGGATAAATGGCGTGCGGCCGAATTCGCCGCCCCAGATGACGAGCGTGTCGTCCAGCAGGCCGCGTTGCTTGAGGTCGCGCAGGAGGCCGGCGGAGGGCTGGTCGGTGTCGCGGCACTGGTTGTAGAGTTCGGTGGTGATGCTGTTGTGCTGGTCCCAGCCGGCGTGCATGAGTTGCACGAAGCGAACGCCGCGTTCGACGAGGCGGCGGGCGAGCAGGCAGTTGTGCGCAAACGTGCCTCTTTGTGTGGCGTCGGGGCCGTAGAGGTCGAGGACGTGGCGCGGTTCGGTGGAGAGGTCGGTGAGTTCCGGGACGCTCGACTGCATCTTGAAGGCCATCTCGTATTGGGCGATGCGCGTGGTGATCTCGGGGTCGCCGAATTCGCGGAGCTTCATCTCGTTGAGGCGCGCGAGGTCGTCGAGCATGCCGCGGCGGACTTCGCGGCTCATGCCGTCGGGGTTGCCGAGGTAGAGGACGGGTTCGCCGCTGCCGCGAAACTTCACCCCGGCGAAACGCGTCGGCAGAAAGCCCGAGCCCCAGTAAAAGTCGTAGAAGATCTGGCCGCACGTTGTGCCCTTGCTCACGGAGGTCATCACGACGAAGGAGGGAAGGCTGTCGGTCGCGCTGCCGAGGCCGTAGCTGAGCCACGCCCCGACCGTGGGGCGTCCGGGGTTTTCGGCGCCGGAAAGGAGGAAGGAAATGGCGGGGGCATGGTTGACCTGAGTGGTGTGCATGCTCTTGATGAAGCACACGTCGTCGGCGACCTGCGCCGTGTGCGGCATCAGCGCGCTGACCCACGCCCCGGATCGGCCGTGCTGCTTGAAAGGCTCGACCGGCGCGAGCATGAGCTTGCCGGTGGGCGAGCCGGTCATCGTGCTGAAGCGCTTGCCCGCAACGTAGTCCTCGGGCACGGGCTTGCCGTGGAGTTCCTGAAGCTTGGGCTTGTAGTCGAACAAATCCACATGGGTGGGTGCGCCGTTTTGAAAGAGATAGATGACGCGCTTGGCCTTGGGTGCGAAGTGTG
Proteins encoded in this window:
- a CDS encoding DUF1501 domain-containing protein; its protein translation is MILAGHQASLTRRHFFGRGATGVGVAALASLLQPASAAERRGPAAPPSRFGGLPDLPHFAPKAKRVIYLFQNGAPTHVDLFDYKPKLQELHGKPVPEDYVAGKRFSTMTGSPTGKLMLAPVEPFKQHGRSGAWVSALMPHTAQVADDVCFIKSMHTTQVNHAPAISFLLSGAENPGRPTVGAWLSYGLGSATDSLPSFVVMTSVSKGTTCGQIFYDFYWGSGFLPTRFAGVKFRGSGEPVLYLGNPDGMSREVRRGMLDDLARLNEMKLREFGDPEITTRIAQYEMAFKMQSSVPELTDLSTEPRHVLDLYGPDATQRGTFAHNCLLARRLVERGVRFVQLMHAGWDQHNSITTELYNQCRDTDQPSAGLLRDLKQRGLLDDTLVIWGGEFGRTPFIQGDIKDRKRWGRDHHPYAFTLWAAGGGIKPGITHGESDDLAMNVAKDPVHVHDFQATLLHLLGIDHERLTYKFQGRNFRLTDVHGELVKGILA